The Rosa rugosa chromosome 1, drRosRugo1.1, whole genome shotgun sequence genomic sequence AGAGAAAAGACCCCAAAATCTCCCCCAGGTAATATGACACCAGGCCAATTAGAAGCAAAACAGATGCAGTTTCTTTCGAGTAGTGTCTTATCATGGGAACCACTAACGCCATTGCCGGAATAGATGAGTTGGTTGCTGAACTTGCCTAGGAACAACATCCGGTCACCAAGGTCAGAAATCTCTACCCAGCTAGAACTATTAGCAATACAGTTCTCCAGCTTGAGAACCCGAAATCCTTCAGTACAGTACGTAATGGGCAACGATTGCAACAAGGTAACGTCCCGAAAAATCATAAACAACTCCTTTGATGTAACATCTTTTACTAGGTAAGGGCCATCTTCAAAAAGCTTCATGTACCTGTCTTTATCTAGTCCCCAGTGATGATAAAGCCAATTAACTGATGTAACATCTCTTACTAGGTAAGGGCTATCTTTAAAAATCTGCTTGTACCGGTCTTTTGTACAAAGGGCTTGTACCAGTCTACATCTAGTCCATAGTGATCAGAAAGCCAATTAACTGGCTTATCGTAACCAAGTGCCGTAACTGGCTTATCGTACTGAAGCGTAACCGTTTCTACAAGCTTATAGCTAAGGCAACGGCCATCCTTAATGTCTTTGATGTGAAACACCATAAGCAAGTTCTTCGTTGCAGCATACAATTTCCGATCAATTATTTCTATGTCGCAGAATAATAACTTGTGATCCTCCACCTCTGCAACCTTAATAATGGTCCATGATTTATGAGTGAGCCTACAAAGAGACAAATCGTGACGTACTTCAATGCAATCCACTACAGGGCCGGCCACAATGCCTGCCACAAGACAGCGCTGCTGCCCCATTGGGGCCGAAGAGGCTACTACTTTGTGGAAGAAATCGTGTCTATGGTTTTCGGGAGACTCAATTGTGGATTGTGATGGGAGAGCGACTCGGGCATTGGATAGTGGATCCATGAAGAAGGTTACAATGGGAGAGCTTTTAATGCTCTCCGTCATGATCAACTACCCCTCTACCGACCCAACACAGTTCAGCTCATAATGTAACGTTTTGGGGTTTGAGTCGAAAGTTCTGGGAACAGCTCGACCACTGCGAaagaattggttttggatgtagAAGGGATGATGAGCATAGAGGAGAAGCCATGGAAGGTGATGAGGAGGAGGTAGAGGAGTCGACTCTGTGGTTTCATGACTGGGGACTTGCTTCTGGTCCAAGCTCGTGTCCAAGCTGCTAGTGCTGTCATCTTCCAATTTCGCCATTGTTGACCTTTTAGGTGGTTTAACAGAGTTTGTGTGCGTCTAAGGTTATATAGGGTTTGCAACCGTAGTCCTGACCTCTTTTTATAAGCGTTGGCTCGAGTCCTTTTCGAATTTGGAAATCTTAGTGGAATGAAGATCTTGTTTATATTATAGTATAAGCCTTTATTTTGTTGAAGAAGTAATATAGGTTCGAAATATTGTCTCTTTATTCTCCACAAATATCACTTGGGAGTTAATTACTTGGTGTAAATACACCAAGCAACCAATAAAATGACGATCTTCATGATCTTAAACTCTTTTATGTGTAGCATGCCTAGGTGTATATAATATTGACATTGAATCAAGTCTGTCGGGTTTATGGTAAGGAATCATAATTAGGGATGTATCCTATTTGAATGGAGAGATTTGCAATAGTATCGGGGGTTTCCTTTTATAATTTGAAAACTGAAATTTACTGTTTTAATAAGACAACGTCAGTGAGTTATAACCTATTGATTTCTTGAGAAATTCAACACCGTAAAGGGTAAagagaatattttttttttttcaatgaagaTTATTAcgattaaaagaaaagaaaggaacaaAGGGAggaggggacataaaaccaaacctCCTCCAAAGAAAACAGCCTAAAGCCAAAAACTCCTCCAAAGAAAACCAAAGGAAGAGAAAACAAATGCTAAGTACAAGAAAAAGCGTAACTAACGAACACGAAAATTAGGCAACCCCAAGGAGTCTTTCCGACAATGAGAACGAATAAGATCTGGGGGTATGTCCCACCAGGTTAAACCCGTAGAAGAAAGACCCATGTTAGCAAGAGCATCTGCAGCTTGGTTTCCCTCACGATAGATGTGTGAACAGCGAAATTGCATCTGAGAGATACGATGCAAACAATTATGCCACTCAATTCTTAGCTGCCAAGGTACCAAGTGAGGAGAATGAAGGTATGAGAGAATATCAACTAATATAAAATCAAGACACAATACTCATCTCATAATAGCCAAAACCAAGGCATGTAGATAGAACATATATATTCGGTTCAAGCTAAACTCAGCTCAAGTAACAATCAAACATGACAATTACATACATCTACCTCACAATTGGTTAATCAGACTCTTCTCTTTCCCTTTAAAACCTCttgaccaaaaaacaaaaccccTAATTTTCACATTCTATACTCTCTCTCGCCACAACGAAACAACACCCACCAAAAATTTCAAAACATTCTCCTAAATTTTCCAGCAACACTCCCATGGTAGAGCTCAGAATCCGGGAAAAGAAGCCCGCACCCGCATGACCCTTTCTGGGTTTGAGCCCACCATCTTTGTTATATTGCATCATTCAAATGTATGTAAAATGTTGGGTTTTAGGTTATAGCTAAAATGTTCGATAAAATGTTTCAACTGGACAGGACTTTGTTACATGATAATGGATTAATTCAAGAAGAATTGACAAAATAATCTGCGACAAACTAAATAAAGCTAACTTATCAGCTATAtaatttcttcaaaaaaaaaaaaaaaaacttatcagCTATATAATAATCACCCAAACTAAAGTTCCATATATTGGTGATACTAACAACTATTTTAATCAAGTTACCATGGATTTGGTGTGAACCAAACACTTTCTCTTACAAAGTCAACTGAATGATTCCTACGAAAAGTCAAACATTTGATGTTCCTATTGGGCAAGGAAAACACCCCAAATTCATTTCGGAAAGCAAAGTATATACTATCTCTTTCTAGTGTCTCATTGTGTAAAGAACGTCTAAAGCCACCACTGGAAGCGATAAATTTGCTGCTGCACCTGCTCAAGAACAATATCTGGTCACCAAGGTCGAAAACCTCTACCCACGGATAACCATTAGTATTACAATCCAGCTTAAGCACTCTAAATCCTTCAGTTCCAGTACTGTAAGGTATTGGTCGGAGTGCATTGTAAACACTGACCACCTCAGTAAGAATCACAAACACTTCCTCTGAAGCAGAACCTTTTGCTAGGTACAGGTCAGTGTAGAGAGTCCAATAAGTAACTCCTCCCACTATCCGAACATTATCCACCAAATTACTTGGCCTAAAACAAAACCTTTCAGCTTTATAGGTGAGAGGGCCGCCATCATGAACTTCTTGGATGCTAAAGCTAAACACCATTAGAATTAACTCGGATCCTGTCTTTGTTGCAGCATATAATTTGTCATCGACTATCTCTATATCATCGCAATAGCTGGTCTCAATGAGGGTCCAAGACTTGTCAATGTGCCTACACAAATACAATTTCTTATCTAAACAAAGGCTAACCACAATACAGTGCTGCATTGTTGGTATTGAGGATGCCACCACTTTCCTGAAGAAATTAGGAAGATTGTTCTCGTAGTGTGAAATTGTGGACTGTGAAGGGAGCATGACTCTAGCACCTGATAATGGATTCAAGAAGAAATTGACACAATTGCAATCGCTACTTAGACTATCTTCAGGTACCTTTGCCATGATCAACCACCCATCAATTGACCCAACACAATGAACGCGCCCGTCATATAACCTAGATGACTTTGATTTATGAGTTTCTTGTTTACTGAGACTAGCTAGAGAGCAGCCATCTCTAATGTAGAAGGGACGAAGAGAGTTGAGCAAAAGCCATGGCTGAGGAACCGGAGGGCAAAGCTTTACCACGATTGCCCTATCAACAGCAGCTCGCCAAGAACGAGATACCTCACGACACCTGAGGTAATCTATTATGCACAGCCGCTGTAGAATCAATTGCATGATTTCTTCTGGGAGATCCTTCGAgtaatttttattcttcttgaACAAATTTCGAAACATCTTTCTAATGAAAACCATTCTGAGCTTGCGGCCAATGGAGTTAGCCATGATGACAACAAAATTAACACTGTAGTATGTAAGGTCAGCAGAAAAGTTTGATTGCGTCTGCAATAGTATGCATATACATGAAATTAGAACAATAGAGAGCTTTATTTTTCTTGGGTTTTTGCATGTGTGTATCGTTTGACCTTTATATAGGACTTGGATAGAGGTGAGTTTGGGAAAGGTCGTCAAgtggatcttcctgaatcgatCGGTAAAAAGTATTTGTAGGACTATCTTTTGTAACtcctatttaaaaaaaaaatatattaatgaaatacaGAATAAAGACTATCCTATTGCTCCATGGATTACTTGCAAGGTTAGGAATATATCAAGAAATAAGGTTGTGAAATAAGAAAAGAACTAACAATATAACAAATAACCTTATTCCCTTTCCATGCATGGTACTTCACATGCACAGCTCTGCCAGCAAAAGCCCCAAAGCCACACAAAggcaacaaaacaaaatttctaGACAACCCAATTTCTCGTTTGTTTTTCATTAATCACTTTTGAGTTtcgattttcattttctctaattttctaTATGAGTATATTGCTTCTTCTCAATGCAATTGGAGCAGCTGCAGCTTATAAACATTTCAAATTTTCCTCTCTGTTTCTTAAAAAAAGGGATGAAACTTTAATAATAAGAAACAGAAACAAAGCACGATAAATATTTGGGACTTCCAATCGAGATCGATCAGTTATTCTAAAACAGAGGCATTCAACTTTTTGAATGAACGTATTAAGAAGAGAACTAGAGGTTGGAGAGAGAAGACTTTGAGCGCTGCTGGTAAAGAGATTCTTATCAAGGCGGTAGCTCAGTCCATTCCAACTTATGTAATGAGCTGCTTTGAAGTCCCTATTCACCTATGTAATGAGATGCACAGTCTTATGGCTAAGTTCTGGTGGGGTTCAACAGAAGAAGACAAGAAGATTCACTGGCTTGCGTGGGAGAAATTGTGCTTGCCGAAAGCAGAGGGGGGCCTGGGTTTCAGAAATTAACATGCATCAGTTCAACCTTGCCTTTCTTGCCAAGCAAGGTTGGAGGTTAATACAAAACCCACAGTCTTTGGTGGCGAGGCTCTTCAAAGCTAAATATTACCCGGATTCGGATTTTATGCATGCTTCTATCCGGGGTGATGTTTCGCTTGCATGGCGCAGCATTATGAAGGGCCAGGATGTTTTACGTAGAGGTTTGAGGTTCAAGGTTGGCAGAGGCAGCTCTATTAAAATCTGGGAAGACCCTTGGATGCCATTACCATATAGTTTCAAGCCGTTTTCCCCTCCAATGGAAGGGTATGAAGACTTACTTGTGGCTGACTTGATCGATGCTGAACAGGGGGAGTGGGTTCAACCTCTTGTGGATGAGCTTTTTACTACTTCTGACTTCTGAGGCAGATATTATTTTGGGTATTCCTCTTAGTTTACGGGGTGCGGAGGACAAGTGGGTGTGGTATTTTGATCGTTTAGGGAGGTATACTGTGAAAAGTGGTTATCCCACTCTTCGGTTGACGGAAAACGTGACTAGCAGGGCTTCAACATCTAGCTCGACTAGTGCGGGTCGATCTCTTTGGCAGCGCCTCTGGAAAGCACAGGTCCCCCCCAAGGTTAGATCTTTTCTTTAGAAACTTCTTAGAGGTATTCTGCCCACTCGTGCGAGGTTAGTACAAAAATGCTCCCTGCCTATTATTAATTGTCCTCTATGTAaccttgaagacttgaagtGGAGGACGACATGCACTTGTTGAAAAATTGTAAGTTGGTCAACGAATTTTGGTTCTTTGGGCCACTGAACTTGAAGCCAAAGAATCAACCATCTACAAATTTTCTTGATTGGTTTATTAGTGTCTGCAATGCTCTACCTAGTGCCAAACAGGAGCTATTTTTCATGTTTCTTTGGGCTATTTGGACTGAGAGAATATTTTGGAGGAGTACTTCTTTCCATCCAATTAATACTGCATGCATGCTGGGCATCAAAGCTATTGGATGATTACAAGAAGGTGCATACTTCTAAGCCCAACGGGAAGAAGAAAAGGCCTCAGACTAAGTGGAAACACCCACCTAGTGGCAGACTCAAACTCAATACGGAT encodes the following:
- the LOC133733269 gene encoding uncharacterized protein LOC133733269, whose protein sequence is MANSIGRKLRMVFIRKMFRNLFKKNKNYSKDLPEEIMQLILQRLCIIDYLRCREVSRSWRAAVDRAIVVKLCPPVPQPWLLLNSLRPFYIRDGCSLASLSKQETHKSKSSRLYDGRVHCVGSIDGWLIMAKVPEDSLSSDCNCVNFFLNPLSGARVMLPSQSTISHYENNLPNFFRKVVASSIPTMQHCIVVSLCLDKKLYLCRHIDKSWTLIETSYCDDIEIVDDKLYAATKTGSELILMVFSFSIQEVHDGGPLTYKAERFCFRPSNLVDNVRIVGGVTYWTLYTDLYLAKGSASEEVFVILTEVVSVYNALRPIPYSTGTEGFRVLKLDCNTNGYPWVEVFDLGDQILFLSRCSSKFIASSGGFRRSLHNETLERDSIYFAFRNEFGVFSLPNRNIKCLTFRRNHSVDFVRESVWFTPNPW